The genomic interval gtatctgatacaactcatatcttaagttatgaagacattgagcttcaaaccgacctgtcgtatgaagaacaaccagtacagatcttagacaggaaagaaaaggtgttgcgaaacaagacgatttcactagtcaaagtgttgtggcggaacagcaaagttgaagaagcgacttgggaactAGAGTCacagatgcgggagttgtatcccgagcttttcaggtaaatttcgaggacgaaattcctataagtgggggatagttgtaatatcccagaaaataaataatattaaatggacatattttattaaatatgtaattacttggaaaatgaagtaggattatgatcttacttagataaattgttgagaaattatttaacgaaatacgttattttgggcccggcaattgtggaattttagccatgtggttagcaatgtcacgacattaaatgaaagaattattttaagaatatcccggattaagttagaattttattagaatgtcggattggggaattagtaaaattaccaaaatgcccctaggttataatttaagtttaggttattttgagggatagtttagtcattttatttttggcaatctcttttctttacttaattattttgtggctgcaaggaaaaaaaaaaaaaaaagaatgaaaaccCTTATTTAAGGGAGTTTCCTTCCATGACAAgtaatcattttttaaaaaaaaaaaaacaaaagctccaagcttcttttctccttctcccTTCTGCCGATTCTTGTAGCTGCTGGAACCAGGGAAAAACtcacttctttttcttcaaattcttgagctaatcctaaccctaggAGCTAGCTAAGTGGTGGTAAGGTTTCTACTCTTTTCTTGGTTGGTTTCCATGAGTTTAGATTAGGTTTTGGTGAGGGTTTTCATTTAATTCAGAGCTGGGGTATAAGCTGAAGttagggtaggttcttagggtgATTTGGAACTTGTGTGAATGAAGATTGAGGGAGATTAAGGGCTGTGCAACAAATAGGTGTGGAAAGTGatgtttttaatgaaaattgacaagtgagatgttgattttgagtaacatgatgaattgtgattaaatgataGGTTGAATGCATTGTATTTAGTATgttgaactgttctggaagtgcaaattaggtatgatttggttttggttcgagccgGAGGAGAAAAAACCGTAATTGTTACGGTTCGGCAAAGAACCGGCCGATCCTGGGCTGGTTCTGTCGCATCGTAACCTGGCCGACCGGCTAAGGTTACAGGGAACaattctcgggtttttctctaATCCGcgtttagctcggggttgaacctagtacctgcctttgaataattttgagttatttgaattattatattgatggtgaaggctaagtctaatcggtttagaattagggttttaatccggaatattatgttaaggtatttatttgtgtttctcaattgtcgtgacataggaccggattgcctagcttgtttttccacctgtgtcggccatattcttgacttctgaattaaggtaagaaaagtggtaagcaccatatgtggttaaaaatcaatgaatgaatggaggtgatcttgattattatcatgatattgattaaagcttattaagcctaggttattacctagggtcggaaacggttattaccgttatgagtaattactcttgaaaccgcggttaggtttcttacttatcgtttgcgctatcgggcaacgatagtgacatattcagctcgtatgtaacgagtggtaaaagtggtaccttattaagtaccaggaatgtatgatgtttaaggaaatgcttattattatcgaatagtgagtaaacataatggcatgagattaagtggataatcattttctttcaattattgttttgatcactttcttgctgagtctctgtgactcactggtgctttatggtgcaggtaaaggaaaagctaaagtcgaacaaccatgagttatggtcacaagaagaatgtacataccagcGCAGAaacagtttacaggatgctctattttgattgtattttggaaaatataaagtttatgttgtaaaatactttgaaaccagtttgtaaatattttgaaaacagggggaccccataaatcatgttacttatcttttgttaaacaatttaaaggttgagttttaactatcaaaattttaattacccacacttttagtataattacatcttatataattattggtattttaaataaagtgcacacacgtggcgtccctgttggacagggcgttacaatcaGCGATAAAATAGGAAGCTCGAGCAAACGATTGAGCAACACTATTAGCAGATCgtttaataaaattaacacAAACATCACCCAATGTTTTAACAACTCTTTATAATCTAAAATAATACTCCCAAAATAAGAAAGTAAAGGAAGATTACTCTGAATTGCTTGAACAACGGATAGACAATCGGTTTCAATACAATTGTTCCAATCCAACCTTTCTTTTTTACCCAGCTGAGAGCCTCTCGATTCACTGCTGTCAAAAAGTGAATGGATTCACTGCTGTCGAAAATTGCAGTGAATCGTACAACTTCGTGTGTGTGGCAAGAGGTGCAACAGGGGAATTGGTGGAGGCAATAACATGCTGTCGTTCTGGGATCGTGCAACCTGAATTGGCAGAGGCCATGGGTGTTCGAGAGGCTCTCAGCTGGGTAAAAAAGAAAGGTTGGATTGGAACAATTGTTGAAACCGATTGTCTATCCGTTGTTCAAGCAATTCGGAGTAATCTTCCTTTACTTTCTTATTTTGGGAGTATTATTTCGGATTGTAAAGAGTTGTTAAAACAATTGTGTGATGTTTCTGTTAATTTTATTAAACGATCTGCTAATAGTGTTGCTCACTCGTTTGCTCGAGCTTCCTATTTTATCGCTGATCGTACTCTTACAAGCAATGAAGTTTCTACTGAGTTGCTTCATGTAATCATAAATGATTGCAATCAATAAAGTTGATgactttctttcaaaaaaaaaaataaaataaacaataaacaAGAAGATTAACATCTCAACCCTAGAAACAAACTCAAGAGACTCAAAATTACAACTCTAATGAATTCTTAATGAATTCATTAAGAATAAATTAAAGCAATATCTTGAACAAGTTTATTCCCAAAAttcgaaaattacttaattaattaaagctTGTTGTTAAGGTTAAAACGTTTGGCAAAGAAAGAATCTCTAACCCAAAGAGGAGACCAAGAAAGAAAGGCAAACAAACAAGTCATGTGGCCAAACACAATATGCTTGGGCGGATTTGGCCTCAACACTTTCCTCACCACGTGCCTAGCGAAAGCCCCACCCTCAGTAGCTTTCCCAACCTGAGAAGCTCGAGCTCGCTCTTCAATGGCTTCCTTATACCCCTTATAAAGCTTCCATTCAATCCCCTTCAAATTCTCCATAGCCGCCTTTCCAAGGTTCGATCTCACAGCCCCAGGAACCACCAAAACCACCTTAATACCAAACGGTCTCACCTCCACTCGTAACGCCTCCGTAAAAGCCTGAACCGTTGCTTTGCTGGCGCAGTACGACCCGGCCCACGGGGTCGGGACCCGACCGACAACACTACCCACATTTACAATTGTTCCTCCGCCGGGTCGGGTCGCCATGTGCGGTACCACGTGCTGGATTAGTCGGAGTTGACCAAGAGCGTTGACTTCCCAAGCTTTGCGTATTGACTCGAGAGGAAGCTCCGCCAGTGGGCCGGTGCTTCCGATTCCGGCGTTGTTGACGAGAATATCGATTCGGCCGTATTTGGAGACAATGGTTTCGACGGCGGAGGACACGCTCTCGTCGCACGTGACGTCCAAGGCGAGTGTCTCGACGGTGTCGTTTGGGAGGTCTACGATGTCGATTATGCGTTGGGGGATGTCGGTAGCAAACACGTGGCAGTTTTGGTCCGCGAATGCTTTGCAGTATTCGTAGCCGATTCCTCCCTTAGCGCAACCAGTCACTAGAACTATTTTCTTgtccattttttcttttttttgaacTAGAGATATCGATTGTTTTGATTTAATTGAATAATAATCCTAATTATgcatttgtattattattattattacatgttGTAACCATTgtttcacaatatatatgtatatatgttagaataattaattaatgttaattcCTCATGAAGGGAATCCTCGCCGGCATGATTGGAGTTTATTTGCTCTGGCTTTTAGTTAATACGTTACTATCGATGTTCtaacttaattaattaagcaTTATTTATCATGAAGATTATTGTGTCATTTTCTCATGGTGTGTTATGCATGCATGTACTATATGTACAAACACAAATTTGACCAAAGTAATCATTAAGAAAGTACCATTATCAACATACCTCCTGAGAATAGGTTATATGCGTGGTACAAACCAAAAAGGATATGTAAGTTTGGGTTAATGCTAAGAGAATAATCATATcaaatattaaattctttattctaagagTTTAAccttaattagtatttttaaattaattaataaatttaaatactattaatattttaatttattataaaaaaaatattatgaaataaatttaGTATGTGAGATCGTTTTTTAactgaattatttttatgttattaacAATAACATATCTATAagcattatatataaattttatactgtgtacataaataacaatgacatagccaataaaaatcaataacatagtaatagaatatatagaaatatttttaattaataaaaaagtacaataaaatttaatatttactaattaataaatatatattttttaataaataattattttatttttaagtataattaacattaaatagatataataaaaatatttttatttttattttttaaaataatattaaagattCATGTACTCAACCAAACACTGTAATTTAATTAACAagaatataattacatattattttaCGCAGCCAAACACAGTTTACACATGTCCCTACAATCATATTCTCTTTCATAATATTTCTTacaatcaaattattttaaacacTTCATTCCAAACGccatcatataaataataataaaaaaaagataggTAAGTTTTCCTCTCAGCTACCATCAGAGGAAGGAGAAATGCTATCGAGAGTATATTGAATAGGGAGGATACCTGGATTTCAAAACGAGACCTAATTGGGAAAGAGTTCACGATTTCTTAACCTATATCTTCTCTGGAAATGATGTTGGTAGGGTGATGAATTGTGGGGACCTCATTCATGATAGGCTTTCTGATTTGGAAAAGGAGGATCTGGTTAGAATTCCTTCCTTTGATGAAATTCGTAAGATGCTCTTTGTCATGGGCAGTAGTAAGGCCCTTGCGCCTGATGGGATgtcagttcttttctttaaacACTATTGGGAGTTAATGGGTGAAGACTTTTGTGATGCTATGCCAAGTTCTTTTAAGTCTGGTTTTATGCATAAGGGTACCGATGCAACGAATGTAGTGCTCATCCCCAAGATCCCAAACCCAAAGAGAACCCATCATTTTAGGCATATTTCCCTTTGTAATGTGTCGTATAAGGTCATCTCCAAAATTATAGCTAACAAAGTCAAGCCTATCTTACCAAGACTCATTTGTCCTACTCAAGCGACTTTTGTTCTGGGCAGAAACATCCAAGATAATAATGTAATTATTTAGGAGATCATTCACTCTTTTAACAGAAAGAAAGGTAAAGATGGCTTCTTTGCTATTAA from Cannabis sativa cultivar Pink pepper isolate KNU-18-1 chromosome 4, ASM2916894v1, whole genome shotgun sequence carries:
- the LOC115713742 gene encoding short-chain dehydrogenase ptmH-like, giving the protein MDKKIVLVTGCAKGGIGYEYCKAFADQNCHVFATDIPQRIIDIVDLPNDTVETLALDVTCDESVSSAVETIVSKYGRIDILVNNAGIGSTGPLAELPLESIRKAWEVNALGQLRLIQHVVPHMATRPGGGTIVNVGSVVGRVPTPWAGSYCASKATVQAFTEALRVEVRPFGIKVVLVVPGAVRSNLGKAAMENLKGIEWKLYKGYKEAIEERARASQVGKATEGGAFARHVVRKVLRPNPPKHIVFGHMTCLFAFLSWSPLWVRDSFFAKRFNLNNKL